One segment of Enterobacter ludwigii DNA contains the following:
- a CDS encoding transcriptional regulator: MQREDVLGQALQLLEIQGIASTTLEMVADRIDYPLDELMRFWPDKEALLYDALRYLSQQVDVWRRQLMLNEELTAEQKLLARYTALSECVSNNRYPGCLFIAACTFYPDPGHPIHQLADQQKRAAHDFTHELLTTLEVDDPAMVAKQMELVLEGCLSRMLVNRSQADVDTAHRLAEDILRFAQCRMGGALT; this comes from the coding sequence GTGCAACGCGAAGACGTACTGGGACAAGCCCTGCAATTACTTGAGATTCAAGGGATCGCCAGCACCACGCTTGAGATGGTAGCCGACCGTATTGATTATCCTCTGGATGAACTCATGCGCTTCTGGCCGGATAAAGAGGCGCTGCTTTACGATGCCCTGCGTTATCTCAGCCAGCAGGTTGATGTCTGGCGCAGACAGCTGATGTTAAATGAAGAACTGACTGCGGAGCAAAAGCTGCTGGCGCGTTATACCGCCCTGAGTGAATGCGTAAGCAACAACCGTTATCCGGGTTGCCTGTTTATTGCCGCCTGCACCTTTTACCCTGACCCCGGCCATCCTATCCATCAACTGGCGGATCAGCAAAAGCGGGCGGCGCATGATTTCACGCACGAACTGCTGACCACGCTCGAAGTGGATGACCCGGCGATGGTCGCTAAGCAGATGGAGCTGGTACTGGAAGGTTGCCTGAGCCGCATGCTGGTAAACCGTAGCCAGGCCGATGTGGATACAGCACACCGTCTGGCCGAAGATATCCTGCGTTTTGCGCAGTGTCGTATGGGTGGTGCGCTGACGTAA